Proteins co-encoded in one Megalops cyprinoides isolate fMegCyp1 chromosome 1, fMegCyp1.pri, whole genome shotgun sequence genomic window:
- the LOC118792954 gene encoding F-box only protein 48: MQYVSKRNPDTCHFGEGSPTLISSEQTYGHNFAETLPVEMCVNIFSKLDIKSLCSAAVTCKQWNHIIEKSDHLWRNHCLTVRAVCQREVDGDREEGLSWKVILVRNYQKGYVKKEWLSGRFSFIHSAEEIPDKSMCPLDAETWGEILEAELER; encoded by the exons ATGCAGTATGTCTCCAAAAGGAATCCGGACACCTGTCATTTCGGTGAAGGAAGCCCCACCTTGATATCCAGCGAACAGACATATGGGCACAACTTTGCTGAAACACTGCCCGTGGAAATGTGCgtgaacattttcagcaaacTGGACATTAAGAGCCTGTGCAGCGCCGCGGTTACATGCAAACAGTGGAACCACATTATTGAAAAAAGCGACCATCTTTGGAGGAACCACTGCCTGACTGTGCGAGCGGTCTGTCAGCGAGAAGTCGATGGGGACCGAGAAGAGGGCCTTTCTTGGAAG GTCATCCTCGTGCGAAATTATCAGAAAGGTTATGTGAAGAAAGAGTGGCTAAGTGGCCGCTTTAGCTTCATTCACTCTGCAGAGGAAATCCCGGACAAGAGCATGTGCCCTCTGGATGCAGAGACCTGGGGTGAAATTTTGGAAGCAGAGCTGGAGAGATAG